The Acidimicrobiales bacterium nucleotide sequence CGGATGCTCGAGATCCCCGCCCTGGCGGAGCTGCGCAAGGGGATAGCCGAGCGGCTGCGCGCCGGCCAGGCGTCCGGTGAGGTGCGCCGCGACATCGACCCGGTCCGCGCCGCGTCGGGGCTGGAGTCGGTGGTGATGGCCATCCTGATCGCCGCCATGCAGACCGGCGTCCCGGCCGAGGGAGAGCGCGCCGAGGGCATCGTCGAGCTCCTGCAGGCCGCGCTGCGCGAACCGCCGCGGTAGCTTGACGCCGGGAGGCGCCATGACTGACGCACTGGGTGAGGCTCGGGAGCGCCGCGCTGGTCTGCGGTCCGCACTCGGGGAGGTGGAACGGTCGCTGGCCAGCCCCGCCGCCGGCCGTACCGACGCGTGGATCAAGACCCTGGCCGGGGACCTGGAGAGGCTCTCCGACGCCCTCGACCTGCACATCCGCACCTCCGAGGCGCCCGGTGGGCTGCTCGACGACGTGATGGAGAGCGAGCCCCGCCTGGCCCACAAGGTGGAGCGGGCCCGGCGCGAGCACCAGGAGCTCCGCTACCGCATGGACAAGGCTCTCGCCGGGCTCGACGGTGACGGCGTGGAGATCCCCAAGGTGCGCGAGCGCGTCGTCGAGGTGCTGGCGGGCATCGTCCGCCACCGCCACCTCGGTGCCGACCTGGTCTACGAGGCGTTCAGCGTCGACATAGAGGCCGCCGACTGAGCGGAACGCCGGGTCAGCTCAGTCTGGTGGCGGGCACCCGGGACACCCGCCCGGAGCGGCGCAGCTCCTCGACGGCGGGGACGGGATCAGGGTCGGAGAAGAGCGTTCCGTCGCTGTAGTCGGAGGGCCGGCCGGTGGGATCGGTGACCCAGTACGACGCCTCGAGCGCGATCCCGTGGGGGTCGGTGAAGTAGATCGAGCGCAGGAAGCCGTGGTCCACGACGTCGGTGACCTCGCAGTTGGCCTCCTTGAGACGGTCCCGCAGGCGGAGCAGGGCGTCCTCGTCGGCGAGGTTGAACGAGAGGTGGTCGAACTGCACCTTGCGGGGGTCGGGCATGCCCGCCGGCACGGCAAAGGGCTCGATCGAGCCCTTGCGGTATTCGAAGAACGCCACCGTGTTCTCGGGGCCGAACTCGAAGAAGTAGTGGCGGAAGCCGGGCCCGGCCAGGTCGGCCACCAGCCGGGCGCCGAGGACGCCGTGGTAGAAGCGGACGGTGGCGTCCATGTCGGGCGTCACCAGGGCCAGGTGGTTGATCCCCCGCCAGAACGGTCGCTCCTCCCG carries:
- a CDS encoding VOC family protein, with the protein product MASDQGSTDPREERPFWRGINHLALVTPDMDATVRFYHGVLGARLVADLAGPGFRHYFFEFGPENTVAFFEYRKGSIEPFAVPAGMPDPRKVQFDHLSFNLADEDALLRLRDRLKEANCEVTDVVDHGFLRSIYFTDPHGIALEASYWVTDPTGRPSDYSDGTLFSDPDPVPAVEELRRSGRVSRVPATRLS